Proteins from one Syngnathus scovelli strain Florida chromosome 9, RoL_Ssco_1.2, whole genome shotgun sequence genomic window:
- the ifnlr1 gene encoding interferon lambda receptor 1: protein MCSVKVIILLFCYACLSTGATRVSFESKNFYNVLNWIAAEPSSTDQKVLYSVQYRRYDSEHRFQIKTECQNITALHCDLTMETPSLPDVHYVARVFANGRFHGRTTRFNPVAHMPRFRWGQMMFPWRTSSGRARGVPSIRPLNIPLRSPPQSRMNRITAACLLSLCSN from the exons ATGTGTTCTGTCAAAGTCATTATTCTTCTCTTCTGCTACG CTTGTCTTTCCACCGGAGCCACGCGCGTGTCCTTTGAGTCCAAGAATTTTTACAATGTGCTCAACTGGATCGCGGCGGAGCCTTCATCCACAGACCAAAAGGTCCTCTACAGCGTCCAGTACAGGAG GTACGATTCGGAACATCGTTTCCAGATCAAGACCGAGTGCCAGAACATCACGGCTCTTCACTGCGACCTGACGATGGAAACCCCTTCGCTCCCCGATGTTCATTACGTGGCGCGGGTATTCGCCAATGGTCGGTTCCACGGACGCACCACCAGGTTCAACCCCGTCGCGCACA TGCCACGCTTCCGTTGGGGCCAAATGATGTTTCCGTGGCGGACATCATCAGGAAGAGCAAGAGGGGTCCCGTCAATACGTCCATTGAATATACCTTTAAGATCACCTCCCCAAAGTCGGATGAACCG GATTACCGCAGCCTGTCTGCTCAGTTTGTGTTCCAATTGA